Proteins from one Ananas comosus cultivar F153 linkage group 5, ASM154086v1, whole genome shotgun sequence genomic window:
- the LOC109710465 gene encoding protein decapping 5-like isoform X1: MAAEAGRSGAPSVESYIGSLISLTSKSEIRYEGILFNINTEESSIGLRNVQLFGTEGRKKDGQQIPASDKIYEYILFRGTDIKDLQVKSSPAPAPAQATSVHNDPAIIQSHYSHTTSTTSTLPSITTGNITDLNSHTVPLGLQRPTFQASFPPYQPGGGLAPPMYWQGYYAPSNAPPHLQQPPSLLRPPPGLPLQYPTMNASLPSLPNLSSQNLPEFPPSLLQPSLSTATTSQSQTSTMLPPTTSPNNTLPNVPLKPLTPNVENDVTISPSAPSIVSNKPVAVPGPVLAYQTVPKLVPGMSVSSSSGVQVETSVPLAMLGQLLQTGASIQDQLLQTGPSNPGQPSQTAPTTLGQPLQTAPSTVASSPPLQAPKEKEAKPLETKSKPLLPEPSEHTSRETREPLLPPPEPTPQKINGAVSYPQYNNRGRGRGRGTGYSRPVTNFTEDFDFTAMNEKFKKDEVWGHLGKNKAQLRDTDGELGEDEDDAALDYDEAEAIKSEVKPVYVKDDFFDSLSCGSMDRGARNGRTRFSEQLRIDTETFGDFPRHRPMRGGGGRGYRGGGGGRAQGFYGRRGYGYMGRGYGYMGRGRGHYFPNHDS, from the exons atggcggcggaggcggggcGATCGGGGGCCCCCTCGGTGGAGTCGTACATCGGGAGCCTCATAAGCCTCACGTCGAAGAGCGAGATCCGGTACGAAGGGATCCTCTTCAACATCAACACCGAGGAGTCGAGCATCGGCCTCAGAAACG TACAATTATTTGGAACTGAAGGACGAAAGAAAGATGGCCAGCAAATTCCTGCTAGTGacaaaatttatgagtatatcCTCTTTCGTGGCACTGATATTAAG GACTTGCAAGTTAAGTCCTCGCCAGCGCCAGCGCCAGCTCAAGCTACTTCTGTCCACAACGATCCCGCTATTATTCAG TCGCATTATTCGCACACAACGTCTACAACTTCAACGTTGCCATCTATTACAACTGGAAACATAACCGATCTCAATTCCCACACTGTCCCATTAGGGCTTCAAAGGCCGACGTTTCAGGCCAGTTTCCCTCCGTATCAGCCCGGTGGGGGCTTAGCTCCGCCAATGTACTGGCAAGGTTACTATGCACCATCAAACGCACCTCCTCATTTACAACAACCACCATCTCTGCTACGTCCGCCACCTGGATTGCCTCTACAATACCCTACAATGAATGCATCGTTACCGTCGTTACCGAATTTATCATCTCAGAATTTACCGGAGTTTCCCCCTTCTTTACTACAACCTTCTCTAAGTACTGCCACTACAAGTCAAAGTCAAACCTCTACTATGTTGCCACCTACTACATCACCCAATAACACTTTGCCAAATGTACCTCTGAAACCGTTAACACCTAACGTTGAAAACGATGTAACCATATCTCCAAGTGCTCCTTCTATTGTCAGCAACAAGCCTGTAGCGGTTCCCGGCCCAGTTTTGGCTTATCAAACTGTGCCTAAACTAGTTCCTGGTATGTCTGTTTCTTCATCTAGCGGGGTCCAGGTGGAGACTTCGGTTCCGCTGGCGATGCTAGGTCAGCTTTTGCAGACTGGGGCCTCCATTCAAGATCAGCTTTTGCAGACCGGGCCCTCGAACCCAGGTCAGCCTTCACAGACAGCTCCTACTACGCTAGGTCAGCCTTTGCAAACTGCTCCCTCGACGGTCGCTTCATCTCCGCCCTTGCAAGCGCCTAAAGAGAAAGAAGCTAAACCGTTGGAAACTAAGAGCAAACCTCTATTGCCTGAACCGTCAGAGCATACTTCCAGAGAGACTAGGGAGCCACTGTTGCCACCTCCAGAGCCAACTCCTCAGAAG ATTAATGGAGCTGTCTCATACCCACAGTACAACAACAGGGGCcgtggaagaggaagagggaccGGA TATTCACGTCCTGTTACGAACTTCACTGAAGACTTTGATTTCACGGCGATGAATGAGAAGTTCAAAAAAGACGAAGTATGGGGCCATCTTGGTAAAAACAAAGCCCAGTTAAGAGATACGGATGGAGAACTGGGAGAGGATGAAGATGACGCTGCTCTGGACTATGATGAAGCAGAGGCTATTAAGTCAGAGGTTAAG CCTGTTTATGTTAAAGACGACTTTTTCGATTCGCTGTCTTGTGGTTCAATGGACCGGGGGGCACGGAATGGGCGGACCAGGTTTTCTGAGCAGCTGAGAATTGATACGGAG ACTTTCGGTGATTTCCCAAGGCACCGGCCGATGCGAGGTGGTGGCGGACGGGGTTAtcgcggtggcggcggtggtcGGGCACAGGGCTTCTACGGTCGCAGGGGGTACGGCTACATGGGCAGGGGGTACGGCTACATGGGCAGGGGCCGTGGCCATTATTTCCCAAACCACGATTCCTAA
- the LOC109710465 gene encoding protein decapping 5-like isoform X2, translating to MAAEAGRSGAPSVESYIGSLISLTSKSEIRYEGILFNINTEESSIGLRNVQLFGTEGRKKDGQQIPASDKIYEYILFRGTDIKDLQVKSSPAPAPAQATSVHNDPAIIQSHYSHTTSTTSTLPSITTGNITDLNSHTVPLGLQRPTFQASFPPYQPGGGLAPPMYWQGYYAPSNAPPHLQQPPSLLRPPPGLPLQYPTMNASLPSLPNLSSQNLPEFPPSLLQPSLSTATTSQSQTSTMLPPTTSPNNTLPNVPLKPLTPNVENDVTISPSAPSIVSNKPVAVPGPVLAYQTVPKLVPGMSVSSSSGVQVETSVPLAMLGQLLQTGASIQDQLLQTGPSNPGQPSQTAPTTLGQPLQTAPSTVASSPPLQAPKEKEAKPLETKSKPLLPEPSEHTSRETREPLLPPPEPTPQKINGAVSYPQYNNRGRGRGRGTGYSRPVTNFTEDFDFTAMNEKFKKDEVWGHLGKNKAQLRDTDGELGEDEDDAALDYDEAEAIKSEPVYVKDDFFDSLSCGSMDRGARNGRTRFSEQLRIDTETFGDFPRHRPMRGGGGRGYRGGGGGRAQGFYGRRGYGYMGRGYGYMGRGRGHYFPNHDS from the exons atggcggcggaggcggggcGATCGGGGGCCCCCTCGGTGGAGTCGTACATCGGGAGCCTCATAAGCCTCACGTCGAAGAGCGAGATCCGGTACGAAGGGATCCTCTTCAACATCAACACCGAGGAGTCGAGCATCGGCCTCAGAAACG TACAATTATTTGGAACTGAAGGACGAAAGAAAGATGGCCAGCAAATTCCTGCTAGTGacaaaatttatgagtatatcCTCTTTCGTGGCACTGATATTAAG GACTTGCAAGTTAAGTCCTCGCCAGCGCCAGCGCCAGCTCAAGCTACTTCTGTCCACAACGATCCCGCTATTATTCAG TCGCATTATTCGCACACAACGTCTACAACTTCAACGTTGCCATCTATTACAACTGGAAACATAACCGATCTCAATTCCCACACTGTCCCATTAGGGCTTCAAAGGCCGACGTTTCAGGCCAGTTTCCCTCCGTATCAGCCCGGTGGGGGCTTAGCTCCGCCAATGTACTGGCAAGGTTACTATGCACCATCAAACGCACCTCCTCATTTACAACAACCACCATCTCTGCTACGTCCGCCACCTGGATTGCCTCTACAATACCCTACAATGAATGCATCGTTACCGTCGTTACCGAATTTATCATCTCAGAATTTACCGGAGTTTCCCCCTTCTTTACTACAACCTTCTCTAAGTACTGCCACTACAAGTCAAAGTCAAACCTCTACTATGTTGCCACCTACTACATCACCCAATAACACTTTGCCAAATGTACCTCTGAAACCGTTAACACCTAACGTTGAAAACGATGTAACCATATCTCCAAGTGCTCCTTCTATTGTCAGCAACAAGCCTGTAGCGGTTCCCGGCCCAGTTTTGGCTTATCAAACTGTGCCTAAACTAGTTCCTGGTATGTCTGTTTCTTCATCTAGCGGGGTCCAGGTGGAGACTTCGGTTCCGCTGGCGATGCTAGGTCAGCTTTTGCAGACTGGGGCCTCCATTCAAGATCAGCTTTTGCAGACCGGGCCCTCGAACCCAGGTCAGCCTTCACAGACAGCTCCTACTACGCTAGGTCAGCCTTTGCAAACTGCTCCCTCGACGGTCGCTTCATCTCCGCCCTTGCAAGCGCCTAAAGAGAAAGAAGCTAAACCGTTGGAAACTAAGAGCAAACCTCTATTGCCTGAACCGTCAGAGCATACTTCCAGAGAGACTAGGGAGCCACTGTTGCCACCTCCAGAGCCAACTCCTCAGAAG ATTAATGGAGCTGTCTCATACCCACAGTACAACAACAGGGGCcgtggaagaggaagagggaccGGA TATTCACGTCCTGTTACGAACTTCACTGAAGACTTTGATTTCACGGCGATGAATGAGAAGTTCAAAAAAGACGAAGTATGGGGCCATCTTGGTAAAAACAAAGCCCAGTTAAGAGATACGGATGGAGAACTGGGAGAGGATGAAGATGACGCTGCTCTGGACTATGATGAAGCAGAGGCTATTAAGTCAGAG CCTGTTTATGTTAAAGACGACTTTTTCGATTCGCTGTCTTGTGGTTCAATGGACCGGGGGGCACGGAATGGGCGGACCAGGTTTTCTGAGCAGCTGAGAATTGATACGGAG ACTTTCGGTGATTTCCCAAGGCACCGGCCGATGCGAGGTGGTGGCGGACGGGGTTAtcgcggtggcggcggtggtcGGGCACAGGGCTTCTACGGTCGCAGGGGGTACGGCTACATGGGCAGGGGGTACGGCTACATGGGCAGGGGCCGTGGCCATTATTTCCCAAACCACGATTCCTAA
- the LOC109710730 gene encoding transcription factor bHLH83-like, which yields MAFAKEQAPKESTRPHSIYDTISLELFGYKGHRHTSSLLNEVSYCEGLPPILADTSNSSSSASFALGVLNSPPQEAHSGLSSSKTKSDSCWAYSTSSVLSFDLGDQFPHSSYANHNDQEEECDVWINAMDQNHTMNQSSFEYSWIVHDHSYETRSAAKDDAYGEEQFALLHPSSISMNGAQEVSRQDKLSQKRPYAGDHEMPTPKKQRGINRNTKTKPTPPKDPQSVAAKVRRERISERLKILQDLVPNGTKVDLVTMLEKAINYVKFLQLQVKVLSTDEFWPAQGGKVPDISQVREAIDAILCSQRDMSSNSKK from the exons atggcTTTTGCAAAGGAGCAAGCACCGAAAGAGTCGACGAGGCCGCATTCGATCTACGACACCATTTCCCTCGAGCTTTTCGGCTATAAAGGCCATCGCCACACTTCTTCATTGCTCAATGAGGTGAGCTACTGCGAGGGGCTCCCTCCGATCCTCGCCGACACTAGCAACTCGTCTTCTAGTGCATCGTTCGCGCTCGGAGTGCTCAACTCTCCACCGCAAGAAGCACACTCCGGCTTGAGCAGCTCGAAGACGAAGTCTGATAGTTGTTGGGCCTACTCGACATCTTCGGTGCTCAGCTTCGACCTAGGGGATCAATTTCCGCATAGTAGTTACGCGAATCACAACGACCAAGAGGAGGAATGTGATGTGTGGATCAATGCAATGGATCAAAATCACACCATGAATCAATCTAGCTTTGAGTATTCTTGGATTGTTCACGATCATAGTTACGAGACGAGAAGCGCCGCAAAGGATGACGCGTACGGAGAAGAGCAATTTGCGTTGCTACATCCGAGTTCGATCTCCATGAACGGCGCGCAAGAGGTTTCGCGGCAAGACAAGCTCTCTCAAAAGCGCCCTTATGCG GGTGATCACGAGATGCCGACTCCGAAGAAGCAACGCGGAATCAACAGGAACACAAAGACGAAGCCTACGCCACCGAAGGATCCACAAAGCGTTGCAGCAAAG GTTCGGAGAGAGCGCATTAGCGAGCGCCTCAAGATTTTGCAAGATCTTGTGCCTAATGGAACAAAA GTTGATTTGGTTACAATGCTCGAGAAAGCCATAAATTATGTGAAGTTCCTCCAATTGCAAGTGAAG GTGTTGTCGACCGACGAGTTTTGGCCTGCGCAAGGGGGAAAAGTGCCGGATATTTCACAAGTTAGGGAGGCCATTGATGCCATTTTGTGCTCTCAAAGAGACATGAGCTCAAACTCTAAGAAGTGA